In Danio aesculapii chromosome 17, fDanAes4.1, whole genome shotgun sequence, the sequence gttttatGGGGCTGAAGACATTTTGAGTCATTTGTAAGATGAAAAGGAATATTATTAGCTAATGGTCTCCTATTGGCCTGTTTAGCAGAGCCCATCacgaaacaaataatatataagcctggaaaatgtataaaaaacatatattatgCTGGCACATACTATTTAACGATCTTAGATTAAAAGCAAAGTGCTATTATAGGTTATACTTTCAATTTAAAGTGCGCAAATATGTCTCGAAAGTCaattttaatgcatgtttttgttgcatttacacaGTTCTGGCCAGCAGGTGTCACTACAGTGTGCAGTTTTGAATGCTTCAGAACAATGAATCATTTTACAAAGCAAGTGGTTCAATAGTTTCGAAGTTTCGAAGATGCACTGCTTTATAACAATGAATATAAGCAGTcgaacaaaacacacaacacattaaCATATCGCTACTGTTTTCTGGAAAACCAACCAGAAATCGAGAGTGTGTGACGTCATTAGCATTAGCGCTCCGTCTCACTGCTTATAATTGACGATTTCTCTGGagttcttcaaaacatttgggataagGCAAGTACACAATtcagcaaaataaatataatataacactgTGGATATTTCAGTGAAGAAAATCGTACATGTTGTGCATACATGTTGATTTAGTCAATCATAAAGACACGTACGCTTTCATCCACGGTGAATCTGTGGTAAATTCCAGCCGGTAAAGTGATGAGGTCGCCTTTAGACACTGCTATTCGGATCCAACGGTCGCCTTCGTCCCGTACGTCAAAATAAGAGGATCCTTCCAGAATATAACGGATCTCGTCATCGAGGTGGAGGTGCTCCTCGTAAAACATTTTCAGCTGGAAGACGGATTCATTTCATAATAAAAGCAAAGATTTGGGTAGTAAACACAACTGATAATGCTGGTATGAACAACctactttgttttggtaatcagGCAGTTTGTCTGGGTGAATGGTTATGATGTCCGTAAAGGAATAACCCTTTTCCTCTCGGATCTTCTGCAGTTCGGGGTCATCTTCATAGATATCAGCATTCAGCTAGAAAAAACAACCGGACACTACTGACAAACAGGGTTTTTTAATGAGAAAGATGTTGATAATTGCATGTATTTTTAGGTTTGACTGTAGTACTTATAATATTCTAAGAAGcatttcacccaaaactgaacattctgtcatttactcatcacGCATTTATACccgagtttctttctttttctgttaaacacaaaagaagatattttgaaaaatgttggaaaccagtagccactaacttccatagtatttgtttttccgactgtggaagtcaatgattactggTGTCCACtcttaacattcttcaaaatatatatattttttctgaatgAGACGTTAAATCAGCTAATTAAAGCATTAACTTTAGTTTATTATTCAACATCCCATGAGGCTACTTCCCATAAgggaaagaataaataaataaaatgaataagcaactaaataatattaataataaaaaataaaacagaactgaaataaatgaatatatatatactgcagagtggatggcaacatcagcagcctgaggtatgaaagcaaagaaggtaaaagtgctccaggattggccagcccagtcaccagatatgaacattattgagcatgtctgaggtaaaatggaggaggcactgaagatgaatccagagtctcttgatgaactctgggagtcctgcaaggctttctttgccattccagatgactttattaatcagtgaccAGTGATCAGAAtcaggttcagtgagcagactttagtctaagcagagtcagaccttactgtcctaatgaaatcattaataatcaagacatgatcatattttactgtggtcaaataagcgtaatctagaggcctttgcctttcatataagccacttctgataccaaatgatcaactacaagttattatttgttgttcttaaatcttggataggcgacaagacttttgtcaggaagtgtatgtGAATGTTttctaaagaaaatgaataaataaacgtttGGAATCACTTAAGGGAGAAtaaacagtgacaaaatgtaCAGTTTGGGGTGAACCGTCGCTTTAAAtagatttaaatgtttaattatttaaattagatttaaataagtagatttgGTCATTTCTGGTTGCTGTTTAAGTTGCTATTTAAGTTTCTCTATTTTACCACTCATATAAAAGTTATCAAACTTACTATACTAGTATGcgaaatatatttgtattgtatttcaaTCAATGATTTTATTGTCTTCTTTTAGTTTAAGATAGTTTAAGATGATAGTTTAGTTTAAGATCATTgttattatagtttaatatatttgtattaatattgaGGTGTTTATCATGGTAATCAAGCAAATGTATGTATAATCAAAGGCCCCTTTAGGGGGtactctatagtctttggtataaTTCAGCACCGGGATCGTTACTGAAATGTGCAGTAAAACTGAAGTATGTTTATCATCACTGTTTGAAGTCTTGagtgaaatgaaaatgtactatatttattttgctagcgcacattgttactcattaggtgaacaattaatctctGCAAGTAAATCCACTGAAAAAcgatgtttgttttggtaatcttcaatcgaAGTCCGTCCATTTGCTTTGCGCTTTGTTTAAAGTAAA encodes:
- the adi1 gene encoding acireductone dioxygenase is translated as MSVFEAWYMDEESGEDQRLPHRLSPNQPVSVQQLEHIGVFHWKLNADIYEDDPELQKIREEKGYSFTDIITIHPDKLPDYQNKLKMFYEEHLHLDDEIRYILEGSSYFDVRDEGDRWIRIAVSKGDLITLPAGIYHRFTVDESNFTKAMRLFVGEPVWKAYNRPADDFDVRKEYVNSLRSS